A window of the Haloquadratum walsbyi C23 genome harbors these coding sequences:
- a CDS encoding NAD+ synthase, translating to MSLPIKIAIVQHNPIVGDVSGNCTQIIEAYEQATDAGVGLIITPELALLGYPPRDLLHRQRVRDAEQTALETLRHLTEQGPPLIVGHTASADRTSGPPLTNSATVFVDGEATVQYNKRLLPTYDIFDEHRYFSRGTESQTTHIDDTTVGITICEDAWYDHEVTGQQRHQTDPIAPYETADVDLLVNLSASPYRVNKSSARFDRFGRHARRIDAPVVFANQVGGNDDILFDGTSFILDSDGSQIASATSGEPRVLIGQPKNNSTSGTTPSETAQLRRMLELGIRDYLDKSGFDDVIIGLSGGIDSSVTAALAAEAIGPSNVHGITLPSAITTENNRTDAERVAQNLGIQFDEIGIEHLSQSLLDAINGVTPGDDTRGITRENVQARVRGLLLMGVSNDLDALVLTPDNKSEAAVGYCTLYGDAVGAIAPLGDCTKRRVYALAEDFNTDIPTWADSTPIPHSVIGKAPTAELAEGQTDVDDIPPYEITDAVVSQYVGDKYPLTQIVEETNATKEQVKTVVENITQSEFKRKQTPPALRVTTKAFDSGWRYPIAASYNEIFTDN from the coding sequence ATGTCTCTGCCAATTAAGATTGCCATTGTCCAACATAACCCCATTGTTGGTGATGTGTCTGGCAATTGCACTCAGATTATCGAAGCATATGAGCAAGCTACCGACGCGGGTGTCGGTTTAATTATTACACCAGAACTCGCATTATTGGGGTATCCGCCTCGGGATCTCCTCCATCGACAGCGTGTGCGTGATGCAGAACAGACTGCGCTTGAGACCCTCCGCCATCTCACCGAACAGGGTCCCCCGCTCATCGTCGGACACACCGCCTCTGCAGACCGCACGAGCGGTCCACCACTCACGAATAGTGCAACAGTCTTCGTTGATGGAGAAGCTACTGTGCAGTATAATAAGCGTCTTCTCCCGACGTATGATATCTTCGACGAACATCGCTATTTTTCACGAGGCACCGAATCGCAGACAACTCATATTGACGACACAACGGTCGGGATTACAATCTGTGAAGATGCTTGGTATGATCATGAAGTAACTGGTCAACAGCGTCATCAAACAGATCCGATTGCACCCTATGAAACCGCAGATGTCGACCTTCTTGTTAATCTATCTGCAAGCCCATATCGAGTGAATAAATCCTCAGCACGATTTGATCGATTTGGGCGTCATGCTAGGCGCATCGACGCACCGGTTGTTTTTGCCAACCAAGTCGGCGGCAATGATGACATTCTATTTGATGGCACATCGTTCATACTTGATTCTGATGGTTCTCAGATAGCCTCTGCTACAAGCGGCGAACCACGTGTATTGATTGGTCAGCCGAAGAATAACTCGACGTCAGGAACAACCCCATCTGAGACGGCACAACTCCGACGGATGCTCGAACTGGGAATTCGGGATTACCTCGATAAAAGTGGATTTGATGATGTTATTATCGGGCTTTCCGGTGGAATCGATTCATCAGTTACTGCTGCCCTTGCTGCCGAAGCTATCGGTCCATCGAATGTTCATGGCATAACATTACCGAGCGCTATTACCACTGAGAATAACCGAACAGATGCAGAGCGGGTTGCTCAAAATCTTGGAATACAATTCGATGAAATCGGGATTGAACACCTCTCACAGTCTTTGCTTGATGCAATCAATGGAGTCACACCAGGTGATGATACTCGGGGGATTACTCGTGAGAATGTACAGGCTCGAGTACGTGGTTTGTTATTGATGGGCGTCTCAAATGATCTTGATGCACTTGTGTTGACCCCTGATAATAAAAGCGAAGCAGCAGTTGGTTACTGTACACTCTATGGTGATGCGGTTGGTGCGATTGCACCCCTTGGTGACTGCACCAAGCGTCGTGTATACGCACTTGCAGAAGATTTCAATACGGATATCCCAACATGGGCTGATTCTACTCCAATCCCTCATTCTGTCATAGGAAAAGCGCCGACAGCAGAACTTGCTGAGGGACAAACTGATGTTGATGATATTCCGCCATATGAGATCACCGACGCTGTCGTCAGCCAGTATGTCGGAGACAAATATCCGCTCACACAGATTGTCGAAGAGACCAACGCAACAAAAGAACAAGTCAAAACAGTTGTAGAAAATATCACTCAATCAGAGTTTAAGCGTAAACAGACACCACCAGCGCTCCGCGTCACAACAAAGGCTTTTGACAGTGGATGGCGCTATCCAATCGCGGCATCGTACAATGAGATTTTCACAGATAATTGA
- a CDS encoding RNA-guided endonuclease InsQ/TnpB family protein, producing the protein MAKQVVTRTYTASIRNQSRVSDDLDALGFAASKLWNVGRWTCSRIWGEIGHIPNHTELTAYLKTHERYDDLHSQSSQRVLQELAEAFNSWYGKRRNGDMRANPPGYRKHGDEHPRSTVTFKAAGFKLDTQYNRVRLSQGANLKNYWSDFILCTFHTRPDVDLSTVETVQQVKAVWTGDEWELRFVCKVEIEASESPGEKTVGVDLGIKNFAALAYEDGHSELYPLNCLKQDDYYFSKRIARCDDSNSEQVTRLNHKKSARRTHYFHTLSKHIVERCVEEGVGTIVVGNLSDIRVDEETNEAKNWGRHGNLDLHSWAFDRFRKLLTYKSETEDITVEQESERDTSKSCSCCGRKRDGNRVERGLYVCDTCGTVANADVNGAENIRQKVSLSSPNLSVNRSNGWLAQPSTFLFDKETGAFAPEERVRS; encoded by the coding sequence ATGGCAAAACAGGTTGTCACGCGCACCTATACTGCTTCCATTCGGAATCAGTCACGGGTGTCCGACGATCTTGATGCCCTTGGGTTCGCAGCCTCGAAACTCTGGAACGTCGGACGGTGGACGTGTAGTCGCATCTGGGGTGAAATCGGTCACATCCCGAACCACACCGAACTCACCGCGTACCTCAAAACCCACGAACGCTACGATGACCTGCATTCGCAGTCAAGTCAGCGAGTCCTTCAAGAACTCGCTGAAGCGTTCAACAGTTGGTACGGCAAACGACGCAACGGAGACATGAGAGCGAACCCGCCCGGCTACCGCAAACATGGTGACGAACACCCACGCAGCACGGTGACGTTCAAAGCCGCTGGCTTCAAACTCGATACCCAGTACAACCGCGTTCGACTCTCTCAAGGCGCAAACCTCAAGAACTATTGGTCGGACTTCATCCTCTGTACATTCCATACTCGCCCCGACGTTGACCTCTCCACCGTAGAGACCGTCCAGCAAGTGAAAGCAGTGTGGACAGGCGACGAATGGGAACTTCGCTTCGTCTGTAAAGTGGAGATTGAGGCATCTGAGTCGCCCGGCGAGAAGACCGTCGGTGTTGATCTCGGTATTAAAAATTTTGCCGCGCTCGCCTACGAGGACGGTCACAGCGAACTGTACCCGCTCAATTGCTTGAAACAGGACGACTATTACTTCAGCAAACGGATTGCTCGGTGTGACGACTCGAACTCCGAGCAGGTCACCCGGCTGAATCATAAGAAGTCGGCTCGTCGCACTCACTATTTCCATACGCTTTCGAAACACATTGTTGAACGGTGTGTTGAGGAAGGCGTTGGAACTATCGTGGTCGGCAATCTCTCCGACATCCGTGTGGATGAGGAGACCAATGAGGCAAAAAACTGGGGTAGGCATGGAAACCTCGATCTCCACTCGTGGGCGTTTGACCGGTTCAGGAAGCTGCTCACCTACAAATCAGAGACGGAAGACATCACGGTTGAGCAGGAGTCTGAGCGCGATACGTCGAAGTCGTGTTCGTGTTGTGGTCGCAAGCGGGATGGGAACCGCGTTGAACGCGGGTTGTACGTCTGCGATACGTGCGGTACAGTGGCGAACGCTGATGTGAACGGGGCCGAGAATATCCGACAGAAAGTATCTCTGAGTTCACCGAATCTGTCGGTGAATAGGAGTAACGGCTGGTTGGCACAGCCATCGACATTCCTGTTCGACAAGGAGACTGGTGCGTTTGCACCTGAAGAACGGGTTAGGTCGTAA
- a CDS encoding PRC-barrel domain-containing protein, with protein MDETIEEITTLIGHKVYSNSGVFVGEVEDLRVDLKDRREITGLALTQLNDELFSDRVEPGTGVIVPYRWVRSVGDIVLVTDVVERLKDDEDDEDGNTVVA; from the coding sequence ATGGACGAGACAATCGAAGAGATCACGACACTGATTGGTCATAAAGTATACTCAAATAGTGGTGTTTTTGTCGGTGAGGTGGAAGACCTTCGCGTTGATCTCAAGGATCGACGTGAGATTACTGGGCTTGCACTGACACAGCTTAATGATGAATTATTTAGCGACCGAGTTGAACCTGGGACAGGTGTCATTGTTCCTTATCGATGGGTGCGGTCGGTTGGTGATATTGTCTTGGTCACTGATGTTGTCGAACGGCTGAAAGATGATGAAGATGATGAGGATGGTAACACTGTTGTTGCATGA
- a CDS encoding DUF555 domain-containing protein has product MDCSVAVEAAVPVYDVESTDEAVRIAISKTGEMLNPDLSYVEISMGSRHSPSGEELPPAFVAADEALVALELEMTVFNVERTEHASRIARKEIGQRLENIPLKILRIDPIADDDEESPETNSETGSNISSGDESANNTDDDSDGDNLIPEFDELVEES; this is encoded by the coding sequence ATGGACTGTAGTGTCGCCGTCGAGGCTGCTGTCCCGGTTTATGATGTGGAGTCAACCGATGAAGCCGTACGCATTGCCATTTCAAAGACCGGGGAGATGTTGAATCCTGATCTCAGTTACGTTGAAATTTCAATGGGCTCGCGGCACTCACCCTCAGGTGAAGAACTTCCTCCGGCATTTGTCGCTGCAGATGAAGCGCTTGTGGCGCTTGAGCTCGAGATGACGGTTTTCAATGTTGAACGTACTGAACATGCATCTCGAATTGCCCGCAAGGAGATTGGACAACGACTTGAGAATATCCCGTTGAAAATCCTTCGTATTGATCCAATTGCGGATGATGACGAAGAATCTCCAGAGACAAACTCTGAGACTGGAAGTAATATCTCATCGGGTGATGAATCTGCGAATAATACGGATGATGATTCAGATGGTGATAATCTTATCCCTGAATTTGATGAGCTTGTTGAGGAATCATGA
- a CDS encoding DNA-3-methyladenine glycosylase family protein — protein sequence MDYSGFESGAIDLQDIAGPFDLQATLESGQSYLWNRADSGMYDSMSVSGGSNWYETVAPPIDGISDTPIVIRVRQREDQLEWEATGDPVEVLTHLLRLDDDLTSIYDSFPDDELVTTAVDAFHGLRLVRDPPFSTLISFICSAQMRVSRIHQMQLSMADAFGTTHTVGGESFAAFPTPSQLAAQSESALRDLSLGYRASYVQRTAEMVSTGEAHPAIAAERAYEDAREYLTQFVGVGNKVADCVLLFSLDYTEAVPLDTWIQTAIAEHFPACDRDGYVQTSRAIRDRLGGQYAGYAQTYVFYYLRGGGEVSSADTANL from the coding sequence ATGGATTATTCTGGCTTCGAGTCAGGTGCAATTGATCTTCAAGATATCGCCGGACCATTTGATCTTCAAGCGACACTTGAGAGTGGGCAATCTTATCTATGGAATCGAGCAGATAGCGGAATGTATGACTCAATGTCGGTCAGTGGTGGTTCAAACTGGTATGAGACGGTTGCACCACCAATCGACGGAATAAGTGATACCCCAATCGTCATTCGGGTCCGCCAGCGTGAAGATCAACTTGAATGGGAAGCTACAGGCGATCCTGTCGAGGTTTTAACGCATTTACTCCGCTTAGACGACGATCTCACGTCGATATATGATTCATTTCCCGATGATGAGCTTGTTACGACGGCTGTTGATGCTTTCCATGGATTGCGTCTTGTCCGTGACCCACCGTTCTCGACACTAATTTCATTTATTTGCTCCGCGCAGATGCGAGTATCACGTATTCATCAGATGCAGCTATCGATGGCTGATGCATTCGGGACGACACACACTGTTGGCGGTGAGTCATTCGCAGCATTTCCAACACCATCACAACTTGCAGCACAATCAGAATCGGCGTTACGCGATCTCAGTCTTGGCTATCGCGCATCATATGTCCAACGAACAGCAGAAATGGTTTCAACCGGTGAAGCACATCCTGCTATAGCTGCTGAACGTGCATATGAAGACGCTCGTGAATATCTCACACAGTTTGTCGGAGTTGGAAACAAAGTTGCAGACTGTGTATTATTATTTTCACTTGATTATACAGAGGCGGTCCCGCTTGATACGTGGATTCAAACGGCGATTGCTGAGCATTTCCCGGCATGTGACCGTGATGGATATGTGCAGACATCGCGAGCGATCCGTGACCGGCTTGGTGGTCAATACGCTGGGTATGCACAGACATACGTGTTCTATTATCTTCGTGGTGGCGGAGAAGTGTCGTCGGCTGATACAGCGAACCTTTGA
- the thrS gene encoding threonine--tRNA ligase, with the protein MNDITVTLPDGSELSVPADATVEDVAYEIGPGLGRDTIAGVVDGELVDATTSVYNDARVVIVTEQSDEYQRVLRHSAAHVFAQALQREYPDAKLTIGPPTDDGFYYDIASVDLDENDLETIETEMEAIIDADIPITQQYQSREEAFSKYENNPYKCDILETEAADEDPVSFYIQDDFEDLCQGPHVDSTGEIGAITLLNISSAYWRGDEDNDTLTRVYGAAFESESELESFLERRKKAKERDHRKIGQELDLFSIPDITGPGLPLYHPDGKKILNELSSFARSLNLEAGYEPVETPHLFRTELWKQSGHYENYVDDMFLLDVSDEEYGLKPMNCPGHATIFDQHSWSYRDLPVRYFEDGKVYRKEQRGELSGLSRVWSFTIDDGHLFCQPEQIEQEVTHVMDAIYSVLDTFGLEAHVALATRPEKSVGGDEIWENAEAQLRSVLESQNIDYDLEPGDGAFYGPKIDFAFEDALGRQWDGPTVQLDFNMPDRFELTYTGEDNTDHQPVMIHRALYGSYERFFMVLIEHFNGKFPLWLAPDQVRILPISDDQLGYAHRIKNELSDFRVSIEDRAWTLGRKIRAAQEERVPYMIIIGDDEVSTETISVRDRKEREKQDVDLSTFHSHLQSEYENKRLEPDFIDMN; encoded by the coding sequence ATGAATGATATCACGGTCACGCTTCCCGATGGTTCCGAATTATCTGTACCAGCAGATGCAACCGTCGAGGATGTGGCCTATGAGATTGGCCCTGGACTGGGACGCGATACGATTGCTGGGGTAGTTGACGGCGAGCTTGTTGATGCTACTACATCTGTATATAATGATGCGCGCGTCGTCATCGTTACTGAACAAAGTGACGAATACCAGCGCGTTCTTCGACATTCCGCAGCCCATGTATTCGCACAGGCACTTCAACGAGAGTACCCAGACGCGAAATTAACTATCGGTCCACCGACTGATGATGGATTTTACTATGATATTGCGAGTGTTGATCTTGATGAAAATGATCTTGAGACGATTGAAACCGAAATGGAGGCAATTATTGATGCCGACATTCCAATCACCCAACAGTATCAATCACGAGAGGAAGCGTTCTCGAAATATGAGAATAATCCATATAAGTGTGATATTCTTGAGACAGAGGCCGCCGATGAGGATCCAGTTTCATTCTATATTCAAGATGATTTTGAGGATCTCTGTCAGGGTCCACATGTCGATTCAACAGGTGAGATTGGTGCAATTACACTATTGAATATTTCATCAGCATATTGGCGTGGTGATGAGGATAATGACACACTGACTCGAGTTTACGGAGCAGCATTCGAATCGGAATCAGAACTTGAATCATTCCTTGAGCGTCGTAAAAAGGCAAAAGAGCGTGATCATCGAAAGATCGGTCAAGAACTTGATTTATTCTCCATCCCAGATATCACTGGACCAGGACTACCGTTGTATCATCCCGATGGGAAAAAGATACTTAATGAACTTTCATCATTCGCACGGTCACTGAATCTTGAGGCTGGATATGAGCCCGTTGAAACGCCGCATCTCTTTCGGACAGAACTCTGGAAGCAATCAGGGCATTATGAGAATTATGTTGATGATATGTTCTTATTGGATGTGAGCGATGAAGAGTACGGGCTCAAACCAATGAACTGTCCTGGACATGCGACAATTTTTGACCAACACTCATGGTCATATCGCGATTTACCGGTTCGGTACTTTGAGGATGGAAAGGTATATCGCAAAGAGCAACGTGGAGAACTCTCCGGGCTTTCTCGCGTATGGTCATTTACTATCGACGATGGGCATCTATTCTGTCAGCCAGAGCAAATTGAACAGGAGGTCACGCATGTGATGGATGCAATCTACTCAGTGCTTGATACATTTGGGCTGGAAGCACATGTTGCGCTTGCAACGCGACCAGAGAAATCAGTCGGCGGCGATGAGATCTGGGAGAACGCTGAGGCACAACTCCGGTCAGTACTTGAATCACAGAATATTGATTACGATCTTGAACCCGGGGACGGTGCATTTTATGGTCCAAAAATTGACTTTGCATTTGAGGACGCACTTGGTCGACAATGGGACGGACCAACCGTCCAGTTAGATTTCAATATGCCGGATCGGTTTGAATTAACATACACTGGTGAAGATAATACGGATCATCAACCGGTAATGATTCATCGTGCCCTGTATGGATCATATGAACGGTTCTTCATGGTGTTGATTGAGCACTTTAATGGAAAGTTTCCGCTGTGGCTTGCTCCTGATCAGGTCCGAATTCTCCCAATCAGTGATGATCAACTCGGTTACGCACATCGGATTAAGAATGAACTCAGTGATTTCCGTGTCAGCATTGAGGACCGTGCGTGGACACTTGGACGAAAAATCCGTGCAGCACAAGAGGAACGGGTACCCTACATGATTATTATTGGCGATGATGAGGTTTCAACAGAGACGATTTCAGTTCGTGACCGGAAAGAGCGTGAAAAACAGGATGTTGATCTTAGTACGTTTCACTCACATCTCCAGTCTGAGTACGAAAATAAACGACTTGAGCCTGATTTCATCGATATGAATTGA
- a CDS encoding DUF5804 family protein has translation MTVVCLLGEQGTDVQYELLSRETAREALITYSFAEPFRNSLAVETVSLGAAVSLCNDLDWYLLRFVDQTIIREPSITSDEWLSRSLATAVRDEQIPPSKTGERLAIYGVVDGSPTEPMYVTRRAKTEDSSYKTLPSYDLRQVEETVVVRVTANEFNE, from the coding sequence GTGACGGTCGTCTGCCTTCTTGGTGAGCAAGGCACGGATGTGCAATATGAACTCCTCTCTCGGGAGACAGCAAGAGAGGCACTTATTACATATTCGTTTGCTGAGCCATTTCGGAATTCTCTGGCAGTTGAAACGGTAAGCCTTGGTGCAGCAGTCTCGTTGTGTAATGACCTGGATTGGTATCTTCTCCGATTCGTTGACCAGACCATAATTCGTGAACCAAGTATTACGAGTGATGAATGGTTGAGCCGGTCACTCGCAACTGCTGTCCGTGATGAACAGATTCCACCATCGAAGACCGGTGAACGACTCGCCATCTATGGCGTTGTCGATGGCTCCCCAACCGAGCCGATGTATGTGACACGACGTGCTAAAACCGAAGATAGCTCTTATAAGACACTGCCATCGTATGACCTTCGCCAGGTCGAAGAAACGGTTGTCGTCCGCGTCACGGCGAATGAATTCAATGAATGA
- the malQ gene encoding 4-alpha-glucanotransferase — protein sequence MQFDRQAGVFAHITALPGPHGIGDLGPGARNFLEWLETANQSVWQFCPLGPTAGIHDDSPYQSYSAFAGNPLIISLDDLVADGYLTSEDLKPVPDFSPHEVAYDAVREYKHDRLRIAAKRFQESVGGINIHADTDTTASSGVNDDIAVDVTVTLGDSVDPSQNISTHNQTSIDATAFKPFYHRESHWLTDYALFMALRTSYDGAWTDWPESIRHRDPDALSDQYESLDSEVIYHLIIQFIFDQQWQSLQAAATDRDITLVGDLPIYVALDSADVWATPDVFQLTKDNEPAVVAGVPPSDGDDGQRWGNPVYDWEHLRETEYNWWLHRLDRLFTLVDITRIDHFKGFDAYYAIPVDADTPAAGEWQSVPGYDFFETIREHIGSLPFVVEDLGFIDQALHDLREHFNFPGMRVPHYADWCHEGNMYQPMHYPAQSVAYSSTHDTNTIVGYYDSLSHSQRDCLHYNLGVDGSEINWSIIDAVWRSDAQIGFTTLQDILGLDSHARFNEPGTASGNWQWRCTDSGLDDDLARRLAGLTIEHVRD from the coding sequence ATGCAGTTTGATCGACAGGCAGGCGTTTTCGCTCACATCACTGCACTCCCTGGTCCACATGGGATTGGTGATCTCGGTCCAGGTGCACGAAACTTTCTTGAGTGGCTTGAAACAGCTAATCAGTCGGTGTGGCAATTCTGCCCACTCGGTCCAACAGCCGGTATTCATGATGACTCTCCATACCAGTCATACTCTGCATTCGCAGGGAATCCATTGATAATTAGCTTAGACGATCTCGTTGCTGATGGATATCTCACAAGCGAGGATCTCAAACCGGTCCCAGACTTTTCACCGCACGAAGTTGCGTATGACGCAGTACGTGAATACAAACATGACCGCCTTCGAATCGCTGCAAAACGATTCCAGGAGTCCGTTGGCGGGATTAACATTCATGCTGATACTGATACTACTGCCAGTTCTGGTGTCAATGATGACATAGCAGTTGATGTCACTGTCACGCTCGGTGATTCTGTCGATCCGAGCCAAAATATATCCACTCATAATCAAACAAGCATCGATGCCACAGCATTCAAACCATTTTATCATCGAGAGAGTCATTGGCTCACCGATTATGCGCTGTTTATGGCACTTCGAACCTCGTATGATGGCGCATGGACAGACTGGCCGGAGTCAATCCGGCATCGAGACCCAGACGCACTCAGCGATCAGTATGAATCATTAGATTCAGAGGTTATATATCATCTCATCATACAATTTATATTCGATCAACAGTGGCAGTCACTTCAGGCGGCAGCCACTGACCGCGATATTACACTCGTCGGTGATCTCCCAATCTATGTTGCTCTTGACAGTGCAGATGTTTGGGCGACTCCTGATGTATTCCAACTAACAAAAGATAATGAGCCAGCGGTCGTCGCTGGTGTCCCCCCAAGTGACGGCGATGATGGTCAACGGTGGGGAAATCCAGTTTATGACTGGGAACATCTTCGTGAGACGGAATATAATTGGTGGCTTCATCGACTTGACCGACTCTTTACACTCGTCGATATAACCCGCATTGACCATTTCAAGGGGTTTGATGCATATTATGCAATTCCTGTCGATGCCGACACTCCTGCTGCAGGTGAATGGCAATCGGTTCCTGGCTATGATTTCTTTGAGACCATTCGTGAACACATTGGATCACTCCCGTTTGTTGTTGAAGATCTTGGATTTATTGATCAAGCGCTCCACGATCTTCGAGAACATTTCAATTTCCCTGGAATGCGAGTTCCTCATTATGCTGATTGGTGTCACGAAGGGAATATGTATCAACCGATGCATTATCCCGCTCAAAGCGTCGCATATTCATCAACCCACGATACTAATACAATCGTTGGATATTATGACTCACTTTCACACTCACAGCGCGATTGCTTACATTATAATCTTGGAGTTGATGGCTCAGAGATTAATTGGTCAATTATCGATGCTGTGTGGCGTTCAGATGCTCAAATTGGATTTACAACACTACAGGACATACTTGGACTTGACTCACATGCCCGATTTAATGAACCCGGGACAGCAAGCGGAAATTGGCAATGGCGGTGTACTGACAGTGGACTTGATGACGATCTCGCACGTCGGCTTGCCGGGCTGACAATTGAACATGTACGTGATTAA
- a CDS encoding DHH family phosphoesterase produces the protein MSTEATISSMSAYAILGCGSVGYAVAEELVEEGRDVLILDKDESRVESLRDQDLNAQQTDISDETVKTAVADREVVLILASDVEANKAAVAAIREQDDDQFIVARASDPVTEDELDELGADAVINPSEVIANSALRSLESGELEYKTDQLAAILESSADSVAILTQKNPDPDSIASAAALEAIAESHDAEADILYDGDIGHQENRAFVNVLGIKLTSESKEQTLSAYDVIALVDHADFETPGLDRTVDIVIDHCEPEEEIDASFSDIRPSMSATSTILTKYLQEFDMSPTEVVATALLYGIRSETFDFKRETSPADLTAAAYLYPFADHDTLEQVESPSMSPETLDILAEGIQNREVQGSHLVSNAGFVRDRDALGQAAQHLLKLEGITTTAVFGIADDRIYLSARSKDVRIDIEKILEDAFADIGETGGHSTQGDVEIPLGIFTGIETTDGNRDTLLQLTEEAVRRKLLEAMGVEGAESGNGS, from the coding sequence ATGAGCACAGAGGCCACTATCTCATCGATGTCCGCGTACGCTATTCTTGGGTGCGGAAGTGTCGGTTACGCGGTGGCCGAAGAACTCGTTGAGGAAGGTAGAGATGTTCTCATTCTTGATAAAGATGAGAGTCGTGTTGAGTCGTTGCGTGATCAGGACTTAAACGCCCAACAGACTGATATTTCCGATGAAACTGTGAAAACGGCTGTAGCTGACCGTGAGGTCGTCCTTATTCTCGCATCAGATGTCGAGGCTAATAAAGCTGCAGTCGCAGCAATCCGCGAACAGGATGATGATCAATTTATCGTTGCAAGGGCATCTGATCCGGTAACAGAAGACGAACTCGATGAACTCGGTGCGGATGCTGTAATTAACCCCTCTGAGGTTATCGCCAATTCAGCACTCCGGTCACTCGAATCTGGTGAACTCGAGTATAAGACTGACCAGTTAGCAGCAATACTTGAGTCATCAGCAGATTCCGTTGCGATCCTGACACAAAAAAACCCAGATCCTGATTCAATTGCATCAGCAGCAGCACTAGAGGCGATTGCTGAGTCTCATGATGCTGAGGCAGATATCCTGTATGATGGTGATATTGGTCATCAAGAAAATCGAGCGTTTGTAAACGTGCTTGGGATTAAACTGACATCAGAGTCCAAAGAGCAGACATTGTCCGCATACGATGTTATTGCACTTGTTGATCATGCAGATTTTGAAACTCCTGGATTAGATAGAACAGTCGACATTGTCATCGATCATTGCGAACCTGAGGAGGAAATCGATGCCAGCTTCAGTGATATTCGACCAAGCATGTCAGCTACATCAACTATCCTTACAAAATATCTCCAGGAATTTGATATGAGCCCGACTGAAGTTGTTGCAACAGCGCTTCTGTATGGCATTCGATCGGAAACATTCGACTTTAAACGTGAAACATCGCCTGCAGATCTCACGGCTGCAGCATACCTGTATCCATTCGCAGACCATGACACACTTGAGCAAGTTGAATCACCCTCTATGTCGCCAGAAACCCTGGATATCCTCGCAGAAGGAATCCAGAATCGGGAAGTTCAGGGAAGCCATCTTGTATCAAACGCCGGCTTTGTTCGCGACCGGGATGCACTTGGGCAGGCAGCACAGCACCTACTTAAACTCGAAGGAATCACCACAACAGCTGTTTTTGGTATCGCTGACGATCGGATTTACCTCTCAGCGCGCTCGAAGGATGTCCGTATAGACATTGAGAAGATACTTGAAGATGCATTCGCAGATATCGGCGAGACTGGTGGACACTCCACCCAAGGGGATGTCGAGATTCCACTCGGTATTTTCACTGGGATTGAGACAACCGATGGAAACCGCGATACTCTTCTGCAATTGACCGAGGAAGCTGTCCGACGAAAATTACTTGAAGCAATGGGTGTCGAAGGAGCTGAGAGCGGTAATGGAAGTTAA